The Falco peregrinus isolate bFalPer1 chromosome 1, bFalPer1.pri, whole genome shotgun sequence genome has a window encoding:
- the WDR11 gene encoding WD repeat-containing protein 11 isoform X4 produces the protein MQRFTVNIKLPARTLTGALSAPNRGAADWGWQGLIAYGCHSLVLVVDANTAQTLQVLERHKASVVKVKWAKENYHHNIGSPYSLRLASADVSGKIIVWDVATGTARCEIQEHAKPIQDMQWLWNQDASRDLLLAVHPPNYIVLWNADTGTKLWKKSYAENILSFSFDPFDPSHLALLTSEGIVFISDFSPSKAPASSGKKVYISSPHSSPSHNKLAAATGAKKALDKVKILISNEKPSAESVTLNDCLQLSYLPSKRNYMLLLYPREILILDLEVNQTVGVIAIERTGVPFLQVIPCFQRDGLFCLHENGCITLRVRRSNCTITGTPNEEPDPDPVQELIYDLRSQCDAIRVTKTVRPFSMVCCPVNENSAALIVSDGRVMIWELKSSISGRNVRNSSSSASPLYSPVSFCGIPVGAFQNKLPDLSLDNMIAGQGTIAGEEQLKSSFLQEVHLKFLLTGLLSGLPLPPFAIRMCPPLTTKNIKQYEPILAVGTSNGSVLVFHLTSGLLHKELSIHSCEVKGIEWISLTGFISFATSTPNNLGLVRNELQLVDLPTGRSISFRGERGNDEPAIEMIKVSHLKQYLAVVFKDKPLEIWDVRTCTLLREMSKNFPTVTALEWSPSHNLKSLRKKQLAAREAMARQTVASDTEVSSVESSMISLLQEAESKSELSQNISAREHFVFTGADGQVYHLTVEGNSVKDSARIPPDGSMGSITCIAWKGDILVLGDVDGNLNFWDLKARVSRGIPTHRSWVKKIRFAPGKGNQKLLAMYNDGAEIWDSKEVQMVSSIRSGRNVNFRILDVDWCTSDKVVLASDDGCIRVLDLSMKASCFRMDEQDLIEPAWCPYLLVPRASLALKAFLLHQPWNEKYSLEITNIDYPENENIKNLLQEQLNSLSNDIKKLLLDPDFTLLQRCLLVARLYGDESELHFWTIAAHYLHSLSQEKPAKPTDTAILQEQLVNPLDICYDTLCENHYFQKFQLERVNLQEVKRSTYDHTRKCADQLLLLGQVCGLTEQCNYS, from the exons ATGCAGCGCTTCACGGTGAACATCAAGCTGCCGGCGCGGACCCTGACGGGCGCCCTCAGCGCGCCGAACAGGGGCGCGGCGGACTG GGGCTGGCAAGGTTTGATTGCATATGGATGTCATTCTCTGGTGCTGGTAGTTGATGCCAATACTGCTCAGACTTTACAGGTCTTGGAAAGACACAAAGCTAGCGTTGTCAAG GTTAAATGGGCTAAAGAAAATTACCATCACAATATTGGCTCTCCATATTCTTTACGTTTAGCTTCTGCTGATGTTAgtggaaaaataattgtgtgGGATGTGGCAACAGGAACAGCTCGTTGTGAAATACAAGAACACGCGAAACCAATTCAAG ACATGCAGTGGTTGTGGAATCAAGATGCTTCTAGAGATTTACTGCTTGCAGTTCACCCGCCTAACTATATTGTACTGTGGAATGCAGACACAGGCACCaaactttggaagaaaagttATGCTGAAAATATCCTGTCTTTTTCATTTGACCCCTTTGATCCATCACACTTAGCTT TGCTCACCAGTGAAGGAATAGTGTTCATCTCTGACTTCTCCCCTTCCAAAGCTCCTGCCAGCTCAGGGAAGAAAGTTTACATCTCTAGTCCCCACTCCAGTCCTTCTCACAACAAGCTGGCTGCTGCTACAGGGGCCAAAAAGGCCCTTGATAAAGTAAAAATCTTGATCAGTAACGAAAAACCAAG TGCTGAATCTGTAACACTCAATGACTGTCTTCAGTTGTCTTATTTGCCTTCCAAAAGAAACTACATGCTGCTGTTGTATCCCAGAGAAATTTTGATTCTTGACTTGGAAGTGAATCAGACAGTGGGTGTGATTGCAATTGAAAGAACAGGTGTGCCTTTCCTACAG GtaattccttgttttcagcGTGATGGGTTATTCTGCCTACATGAAAATGGTTGTATAACTTTAAGAGTTCGCAGATCAAACTGCACTATAACTGGAACTCCAAATGAAGAGCCAG ATCCAGACCCAGTTCAGGAGCTGATTTATGATTTAAGAAGTCAGTGTGATGCTATCAGAGTAACAAAAACTGTTCGGCCCTTCAGTATGGTGTGTTGCCCAGTGAATGAGAACTCTGCAGCTCTCATAGTCAGTGATGGCAGGGTAATGATCTGGGAGTTAAAGTCCAGTATTTCTGGCAGAAATGTGCGTAACAG cagttCAAGTGCATCACCTTTGTATTCCCCAGTCTCATTCTGTGGAATTCCTGTAGGAGCATTCCAAAATAAACTTCCAGACCTCTCGTTAGACAATATGATTG caGGGCAAGGCACAATTGCTGGAGAAGAACAGTTAAAGAGCTCTTTTCTGCAAGAAGTGCACCTCAAATTTCTGCTGACGGGACTTCTTTCAGGACTTCCTTTGCCTCCATTTGCTATCCGTATGTGCCCACCTcttacaacaaaaaatattaaacagtacGAACCAATCCTTGCTGTTG GTACAAGTAATGGCTCTGTCCTGGTGTTTCATCTTACAAGTGGACTCTTACACAAAGAGTTAAGCATCCATTCCTGTGAAGTCAA GGGAATCGAGTGGATAAGCTTGACtggatttatttcctttgccACATCAACACCTAACAATCTGGGGCTAGTAAGgaatgagctgcagctggtggacCTACCAACAG GCAGGAGCATTTCATTTCGTGGGGAGCGAGGCAATGACGAGCCAGCTATTGAAATGATAAAGGTGTCTCATTTGAA GCAGTATCTAGCTGTCGTGTTTAAAGACAAACCACTGGAGATCTGGGATGTCAGAACATGCACTCTACTCAGAGAAATGTCTAAAAACTTCCCTACAGTGACTGCTTTG GAATGGTCACCTTCTCATAACTTGAAAAGCCTGAGGAAGAAGCAGTTAGCAGCCCGTGAGGCCATGGCGCGGCAGACAGTTGCATCAGATACCGAAGTCAGCAGTGTTGAATCTTCTATGATTAG CTTGTTACAGGAAGCCGAAAGTAAATCGGAGCTGAGCCAGAACATTTCTGCCAGAGAGCACTTTGTATTTACAGGTGCTGATGGGCAGGTTTATCACCTCACAGTAGAAGGAAACTCTGTAAAAGACAGTGCAAGAATTCCTCCTGAT GGAAGTATGGGTAGCATTACATGTATTGCCTGGAAAGGGGATATCCTGGTTCTTGGGGATGTTGATGGAAACTTAAACTTCTGGGATTTGAAAGCTAGAGTATCCAG GGGGATTCCTACACACCGAAGCTGGGTGAAAAAGATACGTTTTGCCCCAGGGAAAGGAAATCAAAAGCTTCTTGCAATGTACAATGATGGAGCAGAAATCTGGGATTCCAAAGAG GTACAAATGGTGAGCAGTATAAGAAGTGGAAGAAATGTCAATTTCCGAATCCTGGATGTGGACTGGTGCACTTCAGACAAAGTGGTCTTGGCATCAGATGATGGATGCATTCGAGTTCTAGACTTGTCCATGAAAGCATCGTGTTTTAGAATGGATGAACAGGACTTAATAG AACCTGCATGGTGTCCCTATCTGCTTGTTCCAAGGGCTTCGTTAGCTTTAAAAGCATTCTTGTTGCATCAGCCGTGGAATGAGAAATATTCTCTAGAAATTACAAACAT TGATTATccagagaatgaaaatattaaaaaccttCTTCAAGAGCAGTTGAATTCATTGTCCAA TGACATAAAAAAACTTCTGCTTGATCCGGATTTTACTCTCTTGCAAAGATGTCTCCTAGTTGCCAG ACTGTATGGGGATGAGTCTGAACTGCATTTTTGGACTATTGCTGCCCACTATTTGCACAGCTTATCCCAGGAAAAGCCTGCAAAACCAACGGACACAGCTATCCTTCAAGAACAATTGGTTAATCCCTTGGATATATGCTATGACACACTGTGTGAAAATCATTACTTCCAG AAATTCCAACTTGAAAGGGTAAATCTCCAGGAAGTGAAGAGATCAACATATGATCATACCAGGAAATGTGCTGATCAGCTTCTTCTCTTGGGCCAGGTTTGTGG aCTGACAGAGCAGTGCAACTACTCTTAG